A region of Aquarana catesbeiana isolate 2022-GZ linkage group LG08, ASM4218655v1, whole genome shotgun sequence DNA encodes the following proteins:
- the ADRA2A gene encoding alpha-2A adrenergic receptor, which yields MINFENPLAARGGISAMECLGDCANSTLNNETNTEEGGPPYSLQVTLALISLVGILMLFTVFGNVLVVIAVFTSRALKAPQNLFLVSLASADILVATLVMPFSLANEVMGYWYFGKVWCEIYLALDVLFCTSSIVHLCAISLDRYWSITQAIEYNLKRTPRRIKCIIVIVWVISAVISFPPLITIEKESGKEEEPKCKINEEKWYIISSCIGSFFAPCVIMILVYIRIYQIAKKRTRVPPSKRNNGEAEKRHNGYGDKDLPVKLNGEKAGGSGGDQHRQPEANGVEDLDDSSSSDHPEDKQQYSSKKKSDKGSRNKGKTKLSQIKPGDSLPPRDEDGSAKASRWRGRQNREKRFTFVLAVVIGVFVVCWFPFFFTYSLIAICNKSCSVPEKLFKFFFWFGYCNSSLNPVIYTIFNHDFRRSFKKILCKGERKRIV from the coding sequence ATGATTAACTTTGAGAACCCGCTAGCGGCAAGGGGGGGCATCTCTGCCATGGAGTGCCTGGGGGACTGTGCCAACAGCACCCTGAACAATGAGACTAATACTGAGGAAGGGGGACCCCCATATTCCCTGCAGGTGACATTGGCACTCATATCCCTGGTGGGTATTCTCATGCTCTTCACAGTGTTTGGTAATGTCCTGGTGGTCATCGCAGTGTTTACAAGCAGAGCTCTCAAAGCTCCACAGAACTTATTCTTGGTCTCTCTGGCCTCAGCAGACATTTTAGTGGCCACCCTGGTCATGCCCTTCTCTTTGGCCAATGAGGTGATGGGCTACTGGTACTTTGGCAAGGTGTGGTGTGAGATCTACTTGGCTTTGGATGTTCTCTTTTGCACCTCCTCCATCGTGCACCTATGTGCCATCAGTTTGGACCGCTACTGGTCCATCACCCAAGCCATCGAGTACAACCTCAAGAGGACCCCCCGCCGGATCAAATGCATCATTGTCATTGTGTGGGTGATCTCAGCTGTGATTTCGTTTCCTCCGCTCATCACCATCGAGAAGGAGAGTGGCAAAGAAGAAGAGCCAAAGTGCAAGATCAATGAGGAGAAGTGGTACATCATCTCCTCCTGCATCGGCTCCTTCTTTGCCCCTTGCGTAATTATGATCCTGGTCTATATCAGGATCTACCAGATAGCAAAGAAGAGAACCAGGGTCCCTCCCAGCAAAAGGAACAACGGGGAAGCCGAGAAGAGGCACAATGGCTACGGCGACAAGGACTTGCCAGTAAAACTCAACGGGGAGAAAGCCGGGGGGTCAGGAGGGGACCAACATCGGCAGCCAGAGGCCAATGGTGTGGAGGACCTGGATGACTCTTCCTCTTCTGATCATCCTGAAGACAAACAGCAGTATTCCTCCAAGAAAAAGTCAGACAAGGGATCCAGGAACAAAGGGAAGACCAAATTAAGCCAGATCAAACCAGGGGACAGCTTGCCTCCAAGAGATGAAGATGGAAGTGCCAAAGCCTCCCGTTGGAGGGGCAGGCAGAATAGGGAGAAAAGGTTCACCTTTGTCCTGGCCGTGGTCATTGGAGTATTTGTAGTGTGCTGGTTCCCGTTCTTTTTCACCTACTCCCTCATTGCAATCTGCAACAAGAGCTGCTCCGTTCCTGAGAAACTCTTCAAATTTTTCTTCTGGTTTGGGTATTGTAACAGCTCCCTAAACCCGGTTATCTACACCATCTTCAACCATGACTTCAGGAGATCGTTCAAAAAGATTCTGTGCAAgggggagaggaaaaggattgtgtgA